A single Nomia melanderi isolate GNS246 chromosome 13, iyNomMela1, whole genome shotgun sequence DNA region contains:
- the Slik gene encoding sterile20-like kinase isoform X3 → MSFLSNLKKAFHFGGNDAKKKKLYNNIKMDCNPEEFWEMVGELGDGAFGKVYKAQHKQTHQLAAAKMCALEGEDDLSDFMIEIDILSECKHPNVVELHEAYFIEGKLWMLIEYCDGGAVDSIMVELQKALTEPQIAYICQHMTKGLAFLHKSKVIHRDLKAGNVLLTMAGGVKIADFGVSAKNKHTLQKHDTFIGTPYWMAPEVVLCETFRDNPYDFKVDIWSLGITLIEFAQMEPPNHEMSPMRVLLKIQKSDPPKLEQPGKWSKDFNDFIAKALIKDPTSRPTADELLKHSFINRNLDSKPIRDLLLEYKADVVEEELVDEEAEKAKMAKKHREQYQRIGCACGSPGPRQPHHPCVCQEQRTSQLPLEVDQLGDDSASMRSDADVKISEKENLAASPVSAKKEESHKREINRDGEKEDRNKKLRKAESKENIPVSVEKKQAPKPPSTSEVNERRVSREKGPAPPPPPMRQDSKNEDKESHSKSSDKRSTVEVLDQCKITDESKREKNALSESRETAEREQTNVDTYNEKQSVKDSLEKITGISEREKDHSDHAKKDTRQKSMDGKVNPPSKVELTLEEKRKSAPVRPELTEDWTKPVFNKQSSLEERNRAEKKASVDVQAKRQSSTEENRKSLQEKRKSVEEKLNAVLEKRFSMDSEMRMNVPSLETLTRRETPKMVSSEKNIIKACSTENIKTDYGICKAESVVKSHSEGSSRYDSLENFSDEFDGKREKKKWLSKEQSHENVVNDASNNEKRGSSVNVSVITSTPIRSRSTSRRGSGDNVVVITGKTDQDIRPNTSTVRITAESPDLSNSLASNISQVTVVTTHPPVLVDAVSPTPLSCRPSPTSEVVIVANELNKTQVNESSTDDDGFPSLDSLEYTPQEQPIVLTDVSKRVGKKLDESEVLIVSPIVDELQDTSHVSVVTVGEDKEQVKDSSMLNKRDAVRTSSSQSDASLVERSSTKSDSGDEITKMIVAGTTVDPVDIDDMERNSKKVNGLVKSDKSSVGRIDDKVLKTIKQKDAAKVYKEKRISPDSFEGSRSQSESGSTRSHTPSKSIDRSDAESISTTISQDSRESNKENHISQGQTPEAEEEVVLRRKPDYARDIPRQTKTKEDIQMMNLKKKTRKRTRKFEIDGVVVTTTTSKVIYGDDENGKVYDDQIFRKQELRELKMLQKMEQKQFQDLSQKAQFNKDQQEKRFEQERQLLERNAETDLESLGRQQRQQIERAEAQQEADLRLASKKIRSEQERELKLFREGLKQELRLLKQEVDLMPKDKRKSAFKIRKEKLEAEHEEREKHFLDKLNESHEMSLRRLSDSHREKIALMERQFLQQKQQLMRAREAMIWEQEERHIHEKQQLLKKQLKDIFFLQRHQMLIRHEKELEQMKRMNQRKEEELVKRQTVERRNLPKRIRNEMKAREMMFRESMRISISSVIAPDPDAEREKLKKFQENEKKRYRAEQQRFELKHSRQLEEVRAQSDATIKELEQLQNEKRKMLMEHETLKLKELEEAYGKELREWKAQLKPRKQRLEEQFALQLEEQEAIYGPSAIPLCLPADLPDLTHHTAGSTRSSLSSVSEG, encoded by the exons ATGTCATTCTTATCGAATTTAAAGAAAGCATTCCACTTTGGTGGTAATGATGCAAAAAAGAAGaagttgtataataatattaaaatggatTGTAACCCAGAAGAATTCTGGGAAATGGTGGGTGAACTTGGAGATGGAGCATTTGGCAAAGTTTATAAG GCACAACATAAACAAACGCATCAGCTTGCTGCTGCTAAAATGTGTGCATTGGAAGGAGAAGACGATCTCAGTGATTTCATGATTGAAATAGACATATTGTCAGAATGTAAACATCCAAATGTTGTTGAATTGCATGAAGCATATTTTATTGAGGGCAAGCTATGG ATGTTAATAGAATATTGCGATGGTGGTGCTGTTGATTCAATAATGGTAGAATTACAGAAAGCTTTAACAGAACCACAAATAGCGTATATATGTCAACATATGACTAAAGGTCTTGCATTTTTACACAAATCTAAAGTAATTCACAGGGATTTAAAAGCAGGAAATGTTTTGTTAACTATGGCTGGAGGAGTAAAAATTG CTGATTTCGGAGTATCTGCGAAAAATAAACATACACTACAGAAACATGATACATTTATTGGTACACCGTATTGGATGGCACCGGAAGTAGTATTATGTGAAACATTTAGAGATAATCCTTATGATTTCAAA GTAGATATTTGGTCACTTGGGATTACCCTAATTGAGTTTGCGCAAATGGAGCCGCCGAATCATGAAATGTCACCGATGCGAGTTCTTCTGAAAATACAAAAGAGTGATCCGCCGAAACTCGAACAGCCTGGAAAATGGAGCAaagatttcaatgattttattgCAAAGGCTCTTATAAAAGATCCAACATCACGACCTACAGCCGACGAATTGTTAAAGCATTCGTTTATAAATCGGAATTTGGACTCGAAACCGATCAGGGACTTGTTATTGGAGTATAAAGCCGACGTCGTCGAAGAGGAATTGGTCGACGAGGAGGCAGAG AAGGCAAAAATGGCGAAAAAACACAGAGAACAGTATCAGCGGATTGG CTGTGCATGCGGCTCTCCTGGGCCTCGCCAGCCCCATCACCCCTGCGTTTGTCAG gaGCAACGCACATCTCAGCTTCCTCTGGAGGTGGATCAACTCGGAGATGACTCTGCATCTATGCGCAGTGACGCTGATGTTAAGA TTTCTGAAAAAGAAAATCTTGCTGCATCACCCGTATCTGCGAAAAAAGAGGAGAGTCACAAACGAGAGATCAACAGAGATGGCGAGAAGGAGGACAGGAACAAGAAACTACGGAAAGCGGAATCTAAAGAGAATATACCTGTGTCCGTTGAGAAGAAACAA GCACCTAAACCCCCTAGTACAAGCGAAGTAAACGAACGTAGAGTATCTCGGGAAAAGGGTCCtgctcctcctccacctcctatGCGTCAGGACAGCAAAAACGAGGATAAGGAGAGTCACTCGAAGAGCTCCGATAAGCGAAGTACCGTCGAGGTATTAGATCAATGTAAGATTACTGATGAGAGTAAACGAGAAAAGAACGCGTTATCGGAGAGTCGAGAGACGGCGGAGAGGGAGCAAACGAATGTAGATACGTACAACGAGAAGCAAAGCGTTAAAGATAGtttagagaaaattacaggcaTCAGTGAAAGGGAGAAGGATCACTCGGATCACGCGAAGAAAGACACGAGACAGAAATCGATGGACGGTAAGGTGAATCCACCGTCGAAAGTGGAATTGACTTTGGAGGAGAAGAGAAAATCCGCCCCCGTTAGGCCAGAACTGACGGAGGACTGGACGAAACCGGTGTTCAACAAACAGTCGTCGTTGGAAGAAAGAAACAG AGCCGAGAAAAAAGCCAGCGTCGACGTACAAGCGAAACGACAGTCTTCAACGGAGGAGAACCGGAAGAGTCTGCAGGAGAAACGGAAGTCAGTCGAGGAGAAGTTAAACGCGGTTTTGGAGAAACGATTCTCCATGGACTCTGAAATGCGAATGAACGTTCCGTCGTTGGAGACACTGACGCGCCGGGAAACGCCGAAGATGGTGTCGTCCGAGAAGAATATTATCAAGGCTTGCtccaccgaaaacatcaagacaGATTACGGGATATGCAAAGCCGAGTCTGTCGTTAAAAGTCATAGCGAGGGGTCCTCTAGATACGATTCGTTGGAGAACTTCTCGGACGAGTTCGATGGCAAACGGGAGAAAAAGAAATGGTTGAGCAAGGAGCAGAGTCACGAGAACGTCGTAAACGATGCTTCGAACAACGAGAAGAGAGGTTCCTCGGTGAATGTCTCGGTAATTACTTCAACGCCTATTAGAAGCAGGAGCACGTCGAGAAGAGGCAGCGGGGATAACGTGGTTGTCATTACCG GAAAAACCGACCAAGATATACGTCCAAACACATCAACCGTCCGGATCACGGCCGAGAGTCCAGATTTATCGAACAGCCTCGCGAGCAACATAAGTCAGGTGACAGTCGTGACTACACACCCTCCGGTACTAGTCGACGCCGTGTCGCCGACGCCTCTCTCTTGTCGCCCGTCCCCGACGTCGGAAGTCGTGATCGTCGCGAACGAGTTGAACAAGACGCAGGTCAACGAGAGTTCCACCGACGACGACGGGTTCCCGAGCTTAGATAGTTTAGAGTACACGCCGCAGGAGCAGCCCATCGTTCTCACCGACGTATCGAAGAGAGTCGGCAAGAAGCTGGACGAGTCCGAGGTACTGATCGTCAGTCCGATCGTGGACGAACTGCAGGACACTAGTCACGTTTCCGTGGTCACGGTCGGCGAGGATAAGGAGCAGGTGAAGGACTCTTCCATGTTGAACAAACGCGACGCGGTTCGGACGTCCTCCTCGCAGAGCGACGCGAGTCTGGTCGAGAGGTCGAGCACGAAGAGCGACAGCGGGGACGAGATCACGAAAATGATAGTCGCTGGAACGACTGTAGACCCTGTGGACATCGACGACATGGAGAGGAACTCGAAGAAGGTGAACGGTCTGGTGAAGAGCGACAAGTCCTCGGTGGGTCGCATCGACGACAAGGTTCTGAAGACGATCAAGCAGAAGGACGCGGCGAAGGTGTACAAGGAGAAGAGGATATCTCCGGACAGTTTCGAGGGGTCCAGATCGCAGAGCGAGTCCGGCTCGACGAGGTCGCACACGCCGAGCAAGAGCATCGATCGCTCCGACGCCGAGTCGATCTCCACGACGATCAGCCAGGACAGCAGAGAGTCGAACAAGGAAAACCACATAAGCCAGGGACAGACGCCGGAGGCGGAAGAGGAAGTGGTGCTGCGGCGGAAGCCCGATTACGCTCGCGACATACCGCGGCAGACGAAGACGAAGGAGGACATACAGATGATGAATCTgaagaagaagacgaggaaGCGAACCAGGAAGTTCGAGATAGACGGCGTTGTGGTCACGACCACGACGTCCAAGGTGATATACGGCGACGACGAGAACGGTAAAGTGTACGACGATCAGATCTTCAGGAAGCAGGAGCTGAGAGAGCTGAAGATGCTGCAGAAGATGGAGCAGAAGCAGTTCCAGGACCTGTCGCAGAAGGCGCAGTTCAACAAGGACCAGCAGGAGAAGCGGTTCGAGCAGGAACGCCAGCTGCTGGAGCGGAACGCCGAGACCGATCTGGAGTCGCTCGGCCGCCAGCAGAGGCAGCAGATCGAGCGGGCGGAGGCTCAGCAAGAGGCGGACCTCAGGCTCGCGTCGAAGAAGATCCGCAGCGAGCAGGAGAGGGAGCTCAAGCTGTTCCGCGAGGGCCTGAAGCAGGAGCTGAGATTGCTCAAGCAGGAGGTGGACCTGATGCCGAAGGACAAGCGGAAGAGCGCGTTCAAAATTCGGAAGGAGAAGCTCGAGGCGGAGCACGAGGAAAGGGAGAAGCACTTCCTGGACAAGCTGAACGAGAGCCACGAGATGTCGCTGCGGAGACTGTCGGACAGCCACCGGGAGAAGATCGCGCTGATGGAGAGGCAGTTCCTGCAGCAGAAGCAGCAGCTGATGCGGGCCCGGGAGGCGATGATCTGGGAGCAGGAGGAGCGGCACATCCACGAGAAGCAGCAGCTGCTCAAGAAACAGCTGAAGGACATCTTCTTCTTGCAAAGGCATCAGATGCTGATCCGCCACGAGAAGGAGCTCGAGCAGATGAAGCGGATGAACCAGCGGAAGGAGGAGGAGCTGGTCAAGCGGCAGACGGTGGAGCGCAGGAACCTGCCGAAGCGGATTCGCAACGAGATGAAGGCGCGCGAGATGATGTTCCGTGAGTCGATGAGGATCTCGATATCCTCCGTGATCGCGCCGGACCCCGACGCCGAGCGCGAGAAGCTGAAGAAGTTCCAGGAGAACGAGAAGAAGAGGTACAGGGCGGAGCAACAGCGGTTCGAGCTGAAGCACTCGCGGCAGCTGGAGGAGGTCAGGGCGCAGAGCGACGCCACCATCAAAGAGCTCGAGCAGCTCCAGAACGAGAAGAGGAAGATGCTGATGGAGCACGAGACGCTCAAGCTGAAGGAGCTGGAGGAAGCGTACGGTAAAGAACTTCGCGAATGGAAGGCACAGTTGAAGCCTCGCAAACAG AGATTGGAGGAGCAGTTCGCTCTGCAGCTGGAGGAGCAGGAGGCGATCTACGGGCCGAGCGCGATACCACTGTGCCTGCCGGCGGATCTCCCGGATCTGACGCACCACACGGCCGGCTCGACGCGCAGTTCGCTCTCCTCGGTGAGCGAGGGCTAA
- the Slik gene encoding sterile20-like kinase isoform X4, with product MSFLSNLKKAFHFGGNDAKKKKLYNNIKMDCNPEEFWEMVGELGDGAFGKVYKAQHKQTHQLAAAKMCALEGEDDLSDFMIEIDILSECKHPNVVELHEAYFIEGKLWMLIEYCDGGAVDSIMVELQKALTEPQIAYICQHMTKGLAFLHKSKVIHRDLKAGNVLLTMAGGVKIADFGVSAKNKHTLQKHDTFIGTPYWMAPEVVLCETFRDNPYDFKVDIWSLGITLIEFAQMEPPNHEMSPMRVLLKIQKSDPPKLEQPGKWSKDFNDFIAKALIKDPTSRPTADELLKHSFINRNLDSKPIRDLLLEYKADVVEEELVDEEAEEQRTSQLPLEVDQLGDDSASMRSDADVKISEKENLAASPVSAKKEESHKREINRDGEKEDRNKKLRKAESKENIPVSVEKKQAPKPPSTSEVNERRVSREKGPAPPPPPMRQDSKNEDKESHSKSSDKRSTVEVLDQCKITDESKREKNALSESRETAEREQTNVDTYNEKQSVKDSLEKITGISEREKDHSDHAKKDTRQKSMDGKVNPPSKVELTLEEKRKSAPVRPELTEDWTKPVFNKQSSLEERNRAEKKASVDVQAKRQSSTEENRKSLQEKRKSVEEKLNAVLEKRFSMDSEMRMNVPSLETLTRRETPKMVSSEKNIIKACSTENIKTDYGICKAESVVKSHSEGSSRYDSLENFSDEFDGKREKKKWLSKEQSHENVVNDASNNEKRGSSVNVSVITSTPIRSRSTSRRGSGDNVVVITGKTDQDIRPNTSTVRITAESPDLSNSLASNISQVTVVTTHPPVLVDAVSPTPLSCRPSPTSEVVIVANELNKTQVNESSTDDDGFPSLDSLEYTPQEQPIVLTDVSKRVGKKLDESEVLIVSPIVDELQDTSHVSVVTVGEDKEQVKDSSMLNKRDAVRTSSSQSDASLVERSSTKSDSGDEITKMIVAGTTVDPVDIDDMERNSKKVNGLVKSDKSSVGRIDDKVLKTIKQKDAAKVYKEKRISPDSFEGSRSQSESGSTRSHTPSKSIDRSDAESISTTISQDSRESNKENHISQGQTPEAEEEVVLRRKPDYARDIPRQTKTKEDIQMMNLKKKTRKRTRKFEIDGVVVTTTTSKVIYGDDENGKVYDDQIFRKQELRELKMLQKMEQKQFQDLSQKAQFNKDQQEKRFEQERQLLERNAETDLESLGRQQRQQIERAEAQQEADLRLASKKIRSEQERELKLFREGLKQELRLLKQEVDLMPKDKRKSAFKIRKEKLEAEHEEREKHFLDKLNESHEMSLRRLSDSHREKIALMERQFLQQKQQLMRAREAMIWEQEERHIHEKQQLLKKQLKDIFFLQRHQMLIRHEKELEQMKRMNQRKEEELVKRQTVERRNLPKRIRNEMKAREMMFRESMRISISSVIAPDPDAEREKLKKFQENEKKRYRAEQQRFELKHSRQLEEVRAQSDATIKELEQLQNEKRKMLMEHETLKLKELEEAYGKELREWKAQLKPRKQRLEEQFALQLEEQEAIYGPSAIPLCLPADLPDLTHHTAGSTRSSLSSVSEG from the exons ATGTCATTCTTATCGAATTTAAAGAAAGCATTCCACTTTGGTGGTAATGATGCAAAAAAGAAGaagttgtataataatattaaaatggatTGTAACCCAGAAGAATTCTGGGAAATGGTGGGTGAACTTGGAGATGGAGCATTTGGCAAAGTTTATAAG GCACAACATAAACAAACGCATCAGCTTGCTGCTGCTAAAATGTGTGCATTGGAAGGAGAAGACGATCTCAGTGATTTCATGATTGAAATAGACATATTGTCAGAATGTAAACATCCAAATGTTGTTGAATTGCATGAAGCATATTTTATTGAGGGCAAGCTATGG ATGTTAATAGAATATTGCGATGGTGGTGCTGTTGATTCAATAATGGTAGAATTACAGAAAGCTTTAACAGAACCACAAATAGCGTATATATGTCAACATATGACTAAAGGTCTTGCATTTTTACACAAATCTAAAGTAATTCACAGGGATTTAAAAGCAGGAAATGTTTTGTTAACTATGGCTGGAGGAGTAAAAATTG CTGATTTCGGAGTATCTGCGAAAAATAAACATACACTACAGAAACATGATACATTTATTGGTACACCGTATTGGATGGCACCGGAAGTAGTATTATGTGAAACATTTAGAGATAATCCTTATGATTTCAAA GTAGATATTTGGTCACTTGGGATTACCCTAATTGAGTTTGCGCAAATGGAGCCGCCGAATCATGAAATGTCACCGATGCGAGTTCTTCTGAAAATACAAAAGAGTGATCCGCCGAAACTCGAACAGCCTGGAAAATGGAGCAaagatttcaatgattttattgCAAAGGCTCTTATAAAAGATCCAACATCACGACCTACAGCCGACGAATTGTTAAAGCATTCGTTTATAAATCGGAATTTGGACTCGAAACCGATCAGGGACTTGTTATTGGAGTATAAAGCCGACGTCGTCGAAGAGGAATTGGTCGACGAGGAGGCAGAG gaGCAACGCACATCTCAGCTTCCTCTGGAGGTGGATCAACTCGGAGATGACTCTGCATCTATGCGCAGTGACGCTGATGTTAAGA TTTCTGAAAAAGAAAATCTTGCTGCATCACCCGTATCTGCGAAAAAAGAGGAGAGTCACAAACGAGAGATCAACAGAGATGGCGAGAAGGAGGACAGGAACAAGAAACTACGGAAAGCGGAATCTAAAGAGAATATACCTGTGTCCGTTGAGAAGAAACAA GCACCTAAACCCCCTAGTACAAGCGAAGTAAACGAACGTAGAGTATCTCGGGAAAAGGGTCCtgctcctcctccacctcctatGCGTCAGGACAGCAAAAACGAGGATAAGGAGAGTCACTCGAAGAGCTCCGATAAGCGAAGTACCGTCGAGGTATTAGATCAATGTAAGATTACTGATGAGAGTAAACGAGAAAAGAACGCGTTATCGGAGAGTCGAGAGACGGCGGAGAGGGAGCAAACGAATGTAGATACGTACAACGAGAAGCAAAGCGTTAAAGATAGtttagagaaaattacaggcaTCAGTGAAAGGGAGAAGGATCACTCGGATCACGCGAAGAAAGACACGAGACAGAAATCGATGGACGGTAAGGTGAATCCACCGTCGAAAGTGGAATTGACTTTGGAGGAGAAGAGAAAATCCGCCCCCGTTAGGCCAGAACTGACGGAGGACTGGACGAAACCGGTGTTCAACAAACAGTCGTCGTTGGAAGAAAGAAACAG AGCCGAGAAAAAAGCCAGCGTCGACGTACAAGCGAAACGACAGTCTTCAACGGAGGAGAACCGGAAGAGTCTGCAGGAGAAACGGAAGTCAGTCGAGGAGAAGTTAAACGCGGTTTTGGAGAAACGATTCTCCATGGACTCTGAAATGCGAATGAACGTTCCGTCGTTGGAGACACTGACGCGCCGGGAAACGCCGAAGATGGTGTCGTCCGAGAAGAATATTATCAAGGCTTGCtccaccgaaaacatcaagacaGATTACGGGATATGCAAAGCCGAGTCTGTCGTTAAAAGTCATAGCGAGGGGTCCTCTAGATACGATTCGTTGGAGAACTTCTCGGACGAGTTCGATGGCAAACGGGAGAAAAAGAAATGGTTGAGCAAGGAGCAGAGTCACGAGAACGTCGTAAACGATGCTTCGAACAACGAGAAGAGAGGTTCCTCGGTGAATGTCTCGGTAATTACTTCAACGCCTATTAGAAGCAGGAGCACGTCGAGAAGAGGCAGCGGGGATAACGTGGTTGTCATTACCG GAAAAACCGACCAAGATATACGTCCAAACACATCAACCGTCCGGATCACGGCCGAGAGTCCAGATTTATCGAACAGCCTCGCGAGCAACATAAGTCAGGTGACAGTCGTGACTACACACCCTCCGGTACTAGTCGACGCCGTGTCGCCGACGCCTCTCTCTTGTCGCCCGTCCCCGACGTCGGAAGTCGTGATCGTCGCGAACGAGTTGAACAAGACGCAGGTCAACGAGAGTTCCACCGACGACGACGGGTTCCCGAGCTTAGATAGTTTAGAGTACACGCCGCAGGAGCAGCCCATCGTTCTCACCGACGTATCGAAGAGAGTCGGCAAGAAGCTGGACGAGTCCGAGGTACTGATCGTCAGTCCGATCGTGGACGAACTGCAGGACACTAGTCACGTTTCCGTGGTCACGGTCGGCGAGGATAAGGAGCAGGTGAAGGACTCTTCCATGTTGAACAAACGCGACGCGGTTCGGACGTCCTCCTCGCAGAGCGACGCGAGTCTGGTCGAGAGGTCGAGCACGAAGAGCGACAGCGGGGACGAGATCACGAAAATGATAGTCGCTGGAACGACTGTAGACCCTGTGGACATCGACGACATGGAGAGGAACTCGAAGAAGGTGAACGGTCTGGTGAAGAGCGACAAGTCCTCGGTGGGTCGCATCGACGACAAGGTTCTGAAGACGATCAAGCAGAAGGACGCGGCGAAGGTGTACAAGGAGAAGAGGATATCTCCGGACAGTTTCGAGGGGTCCAGATCGCAGAGCGAGTCCGGCTCGACGAGGTCGCACACGCCGAGCAAGAGCATCGATCGCTCCGACGCCGAGTCGATCTCCACGACGATCAGCCAGGACAGCAGAGAGTCGAACAAGGAAAACCACATAAGCCAGGGACAGACGCCGGAGGCGGAAGAGGAAGTGGTGCTGCGGCGGAAGCCCGATTACGCTCGCGACATACCGCGGCAGACGAAGACGAAGGAGGACATACAGATGATGAATCTgaagaagaagacgaggaaGCGAACCAGGAAGTTCGAGATAGACGGCGTTGTGGTCACGACCACGACGTCCAAGGTGATATACGGCGACGACGAGAACGGTAAAGTGTACGACGATCAGATCTTCAGGAAGCAGGAGCTGAGAGAGCTGAAGATGCTGCAGAAGATGGAGCAGAAGCAGTTCCAGGACCTGTCGCAGAAGGCGCAGTTCAACAAGGACCAGCAGGAGAAGCGGTTCGAGCAGGAACGCCAGCTGCTGGAGCGGAACGCCGAGACCGATCTGGAGTCGCTCGGCCGCCAGCAGAGGCAGCAGATCGAGCGGGCGGAGGCTCAGCAAGAGGCGGACCTCAGGCTCGCGTCGAAGAAGATCCGCAGCGAGCAGGAGAGGGAGCTCAAGCTGTTCCGCGAGGGCCTGAAGCAGGAGCTGAGATTGCTCAAGCAGGAGGTGGACCTGATGCCGAAGGACAAGCGGAAGAGCGCGTTCAAAATTCGGAAGGAGAAGCTCGAGGCGGAGCACGAGGAAAGGGAGAAGCACTTCCTGGACAAGCTGAACGAGAGCCACGAGATGTCGCTGCGGAGACTGTCGGACAGCCACCGGGAGAAGATCGCGCTGATGGAGAGGCAGTTCCTGCAGCAGAAGCAGCAGCTGATGCGGGCCCGGGAGGCGATGATCTGGGAGCAGGAGGAGCGGCACATCCACGAGAAGCAGCAGCTGCTCAAGAAACAGCTGAAGGACATCTTCTTCTTGCAAAGGCATCAGATGCTGATCCGCCACGAGAAGGAGCTCGAGCAGATGAAGCGGATGAACCAGCGGAAGGAGGAGGAGCTGGTCAAGCGGCAGACGGTGGAGCGCAGGAACCTGCCGAAGCGGATTCGCAACGAGATGAAGGCGCGCGAGATGATGTTCCGTGAGTCGATGAGGATCTCGATATCCTCCGTGATCGCGCCGGACCCCGACGCCGAGCGCGAGAAGCTGAAGAAGTTCCAGGAGAACGAGAAGAAGAGGTACAGGGCGGAGCAACAGCGGTTCGAGCTGAAGCACTCGCGGCAGCTGGAGGAGGTCAGGGCGCAGAGCGACGCCACCATCAAAGAGCTCGAGCAGCTCCAGAACGAGAAGAGGAAGATGCTGATGGAGCACGAGACGCTCAAGCTGAAGGAGCTGGAGGAAGCGTACGGTAAAGAACTTCGCGAATGGAAGGCACAGTTGAAGCCTCGCAAACAG AGATTGGAGGAGCAGTTCGCTCTGCAGCTGGAGGAGCAGGAGGCGATCTACGGGCCGAGCGCGATACCACTGTGCCTGCCGGCGGATCTCCCGGATCTGACGCACCACACGGCCGGCTCGACGCGCAGTTCGCTCTCCTCGGTGAGCGAGGGCTAA